CTCGGGTAGATACCGCTGCACGCCGGCGATGTAGGCCTTGCTCATATCGATGCATACCGCCTCGACAGAGTCCCTATCGCCGCCGTGATCGTGTAGATCCGCCACAAACGCCCCAATGGTCGACTGGTTCCGCCCTTCGCAGGCAAAGAGTAGGCGTCGGTCATCAAGGTCCTGGAAGACAGTGATATAGTTATGCCCGCGCCGCGAGGCCGTCTCGTCGATGCCGACAGCGCGAACGTTGCTGAAGTCCTCCTGAGCACGGGCTGCTTCCACGTAGTGGTTGAGGATTCGCCAAATTGGGTCATCACCAACACCCAGGTAGTTAGCGACCTTCTGGACCGACATCTGCTGGCAGAGGGTAATGACCATCGCCTCGAACAACTGCGAGAACCCGCTGCCTGGACGCGCCCAAGGCACCTCGACCTGAGTGGTCTTCCCGCAGTCCTGACATCGCACCCTGGGCACGGCGGCATGGATATAGGCCTGGTGCTCGAAGAAATGCAGGTGCTGCCAGGAACGCTGACGGGTGTCATGAACTGCTTGAGCCTCGGCGCCACAGGCCGGGCAGGCGAAGCGGCTGCCGCTGGTGAAGGTGATATCGAAGTCGATGCGCTTGGCCTGCGCATCAAAGCGGATGTCACTGACTTTCCAGGGTGCACTCAACCCAAGCGCGGCGGTGAACAGGGCGTGCTCAGTAGCCATGGCAACTCCTCGCAAAAATGGTGTGGCGAGGCACAACATATAGGATCACACCCAGCGTTGACTACCTCGTCTTAAGCTGCTGTCACCCACACAATTCGCGAAGGGACCGCAAGAAATCATTGCCATCCGCACCTATACAATATTTTAAGGCTACTCATATTAACTGGAGCTAGACGCGGGGAGGTTTTGAATGCCAGATTCAAAGATTTCGATCTTGAGCACAAAATATGGTATTTGCCAGATGGTAAGACAGGTGCGAGACAGATCGTGTTATCAGATAATGCGGCTTGCCTTGTGAGCAATTTACCAAGACACAGCGGAACAGATCTCCTTTTCCCGCAGCCAGGGACAAACAAACCATATAGCTGCATCAATAACCCTTTCAAACGGGTTCTTGGGAAAGCTGAACTAGATAAAAGCATTCGTGTCCATGACTTGAGGCATAGTTTTGCTTCTCATGCGCTAAAAAACGGTGCCAAGCTTCCCGAGCTTCAGAGAATGTTGGGCCACACACAAATTACAACTACTATGCGTTATATTCATCTTCAAGATGATGATGTAAGGGATAGGTGCAATGCTGTCGCATCACATCTCGACGTCTAAGAGGCCACTAAAAGAAACCCCTCATCTTCTAATAAGCCAAGATGAGGGGTTTGATATGTTTGGCGAACCGCTTACCACAACCTTTGCATTGAAGGCTCACACACAACCTAGCATCTCACCCTCATCATCTACTCAGAAGCTCTGTGCGGCTCTCTGTGGCTTCATTGTTGGGGAGGCAGTGCACCCCTACCGACCCCTCTGCTAAACACAGCTCTTGTCTTCTCTATCCATTCCCTACGAAAAAATAGAAGTCGTCCCTGACTTCATCACATCCAGAGAGTCATATCAGTTTGTTATACCTCCCATCAAGATTCATCAAATCGAAGGCGAAAACCTCCGATCCAACAGAACCAAGTTGTTTCGTTAAGTACTGGTAAAGAGCCTCGTCATTGTATATATGCTGGAAGCTTGATTCAAAAGAGTGGAAGTCTGGTTTCCCTGTTCTTTGATCAACATTGTTCCAAGTCTTTTCTAATATATATTTGAACAACTCTTCATTCCCGCATCTCCTTATTTGGCTATCCGTAGATAATTTTTCAAAGAAATCCCCAATTATCAAATGAACATGGTAACCATGATATTGTGACTTCTCTATAAAAACCAACCATTGAAGACTTTTCTTAGATCTTTTGCCGAAGATTTCATTGTTGAGGTTCTTCAGGAATTTGCTAACAACATTCTTGGACTCTTCGTAGGATGTAATCTCATTCCTGAAAGTTAATGTTACGAAGTATTCCCATTTTATGTTGTTGAGGTTAGAGACCGTAGTTAACCAATTTCTTACCTCTGATCTTGCAAATTGTTTCTTGTTAGCTTGAACAAGCTCCTGGTTAGGTAAGATCTCTGTGAAATCTTTTTTATTAACGATTCCATTGAATGCTTTATGTTGGCAGTGTTTTTTATTTTTTAGAAGGCTATATTGATGTGATTGCTGATGTATCATTTTTTATTCTCCCTTTTTTGTTATTTCTTCTTGGTTATCAATGATCTAGACACTATTAAACCAAGGAAAGCTCTCAGGTAGCTTTCGCGGTTTCATTCGTTGTTGAGGCCCAGCTAACGTCAACAACCAATCGCCTATAGCGTTAGAGGTTGCTCAACTTGTTAATAACATCGTTCAAAATCAAACACAGGGAAGGTAAGCAAGACAGCAAAGAGGAAGGGAGCATCTATAAAATTATCTGGCTTGCTAAAAGAAAGTGATATCTAAATGGCCTTAAAAGACAGTAGGCGCCTATCTGTCATAAATATTTATAGCAAAAAGAAAATATACGAAATGAGCAAAGAAAATTTTTATATCATCATCGCTGGTGAAGAGATCGGGGCAGACGAGCTTGTAAACGGTCAAATGGCTGCAAAGATAACAGGCTTATCTGTCCGTCAGCTTCAGAGGCTTCGTCTTGAAGGGCGCCTTCCTTACTACCAGTACTCAGACAACTGTATTCGCTACCTTGTGCGAGACATCGTTGAGTTCTCTGAATACTCAAGGCATGAGAAAAACTAACGATAATAAACTTCTATCATGGCTACATGCAGCAACTCATGCAAAGTATGGTTGGATAGCTCTATATCTTCGTGAAAGCAATAGTACGATATATCAATAAAAGTTTGTTCCGGTGTAAGACCGTGGTGCAATAAATCAACAAATTTCATATAAACAAACGCCCAGTCTTCAAATTTTTCTTTCATTGTTCCTCCTTTTGTAGTGCGTGTTCCAAAAAATTTATATTAATGTTATTCTGCTCCTTTTCCGCTCTAGAGATTCCAAGTATAATTGGTTCAGATTCTCGGTCAAGAGACGCAAGAGAAATTGACCAGGAAGGAATTTTGTTATAAAGATTTTCTGAACAAAAAGGGGAAGGTTTATATTAATACTATTGTTGGCCGCTTATGTTCTGGAATTTGGTGATAGGTCCTTGGTGTTCCCTCAATGGAAGGAGGTTTTATAGTAATAATTTCGGGTTCAGGTTGTCATCAAGATGTTTGTACGAACCAGAGATAGCAGAGCAGGGCGAAAAAGGAGAGAATGGATTAATTATTTTATCGTAGAGGGGAGGGATAATAGAAATGATCGGATGTGGCGATGGTGAGATCTTAAAAGAACGAATTTGAGATCAAGAAACGAAAGGCCTACGATACTCCTGAAAACAATAAAGCACGGCAGCAAGAAGCAATGTGGCAGCAATGAGTTCTATGGATTCTTCTACGAGGCCATCCATGAACTGAAAAGAAGAGATAGAGGTGTCAGTTGTAGACCTCATCACTCCAGCGTAGAGATATTGCGCGGCCTTCTATTAGGCGTTCTTGGAGTTCATGGGTTCATGAGCCAAAGAATCTGCACCAGTCGCTAAGGTTCCGTGTGGCTGATGCAATGGCTTTTTACACCGCAGAGAAAGAGACTAGGCGATCAGTAGAGGCCTTTGCTGGGATGAGAGGGCGTTTCTGCGCGCCGACGAAAAGATAGGGCCAAGAGCAGGAAAGAGGGTACAAGGGATAATACTCTTGATTCTTCTACGGCTCAGGAAGACAGAGAGCCCGGTTCATGGCTTCTCATGGCTTCATTGCGGCAGTTGTAGAGGGCTATAACTGAGGGCACCCTTTGTGGTTGCTGATGCCCTTGAGGATAGCCGAATCGTTGCACCGAGATTGCCATGATTGTTTGCTTACCGCTTGATTAGCCAAGCATTTTTTAAGCGTATCTTGAGGTTTTTAATTAAAAAACGGTGCCAAGAAAATTTAATATAAAAATTATAGGCCGACCTGGACCGGCTGTCGTCCTCCATCGAGCCCATCGTGATCAGCATTATCGGCGTGCTGGTGTTGGTCCTGGCGCTGGGGATCTTCCTGCCAATGTGGCAGTTGGGGCAGGCGGCGATGTAGTTGGTGACATTAGAAAAGGCCCCCATAAGGGGACCTTTATACTTACTATGAAGTATCAATTAATCATCACTACTTTTGTACACAGCGGTAAGTGGTCCCTCCAGTTAAATTACCATCATCAGTGTCTACTTCAGGAAAAGAAAACTCGGCCTCAACATCGTTGCTGCCATCACACTCGCTCCCGTCTACTGAGAATCCCTGATCATCCAATGGAGTTCCATCGAGGTAATTATCCCAATCATCTGGCTCTGACCATTCGTTGCCTTGTGCGGCAGCCTTAGTTGCCTCAGCGGTCGCCGCAGAACTTAGTGAACTTGCCAAGCCTGAAGCGCGGGCTTGATCTTGAATACCTGTGAACTGCGGAATGGCAATTGAGGCCAGGATGCCGAGCACCACCAGCACAATGACCAGCTCAATCAACGTGAACCCCTCTTCAAGCTGACGTCTCCGGCGCTTGGCACTGCTATTGCGGTGGACAAAGTTCTTAGCTAGCTCAACGAGCCCGACTCTACCTGTAGCCTGCTCGGGGCTCGAACTGCAACTATTTTCATCTAGATGGATTTGCTCTTTCATCTCTTTTCCTCTCTTCGGCCGTGCTGCCAAAGTAGATTGGCAAGCCATTAATCAAAACAATTAGCATGTAAGCATAACTGTAACTATTAGATTATACCCCAAAACACACAAGTAAACTGTTTACCTCCATGAAATCTCCAATCATCAACCATCACATCGCCGCTGTTCCCAACTGCCACATCGGCAGAAAGACCCCGAGTGCAAGTACCAAGATCAGCACCGCTATGAACGAAATCACAATGGGCTCGATGGAAGAGGAGAGCTTCTCCAGATCGACCTCAACCTCGCGCTCATAGAACTCAGCGACCTGATCCATCATGTCCGAAATCTGCCCAGTCTCTTCACCGACCGCAAGCATCTGCAACACCAGCGGTGTAAACAGCCCGCTGCGCTCGCTGACCGCATAGAGACCCTCGCCGCGCTCGATGCCATCGCGTAAACCGTTGATGCCTTGACTAATGTAGGCGTTATCGGTCGATTCGGCGACCGAACTCATGGCGCTGAGGATCGGTACCCCTGAGCGCAACGCCATAGAAAAGGTACGAGCGAAGCGGGCGAGTAGAGCGCGCAGTAGGATGTTGCCGACTACCGGGATGCGCAGCTTAAGACGGTCCCACAGCAGGCGACCGTTAACGGTATTGATGTAGGCGCGCACACCGAAAAATACCCCGGCTAAGCCGGCGAAAATATACAGCCAATAGTTAGTAAAAAACTCCGAGGAATTGATAAGGATAACCGTGGTTAACGGTAGGTCGGCATCCATTTGGGCGAAGATATCTGAAAAGGCCGGGATAACAAACAGATTGATAATAACCAGCGCAGCAAGAATCGCTACCAAGACAAAACTCGGGTAGCGCAGCGCCTGCTTAACCCGATCGCGGGTAGTGCGCTCCTGATCGAGACTGGCAGCCATCCTTTGCAGTGATTCCTCAAGGCGGCCCGAGTCCTCGCCGACGCGGATCATGGCCAGCAGCAGGGTAGGGAAGACCTTGGGGTGCTCACGCATCGCCTCAGTTAGCGACTGACCGCTCTCCAAGCCGCTGGCCACCTCGCGCAGGGTGCGCTTTAGCTTAGGGTTGGAGGAGTTGTCTGCAAGCCCGCGCAAGGCACGGATGATCGGTACACCGGCGTGGATCAAGGCGTGGAGCTGACGCACGAAGGTAACCAGATCCTCCAGCGAAACCGATTTTTCTGTCCAACTTCTCAGCAGGGCGTTGAGGTCGGTGTGGGCGACACTCTCCGGCGGTTTTTCCTTGATGTCGATAGGGGTTATATCGAGTGCCACTATCTCATTGATGGCGGCGTCTAGCGAGGGTGCCTCGACGCTGCCGCGTATCGACTTGCCATCTCGGCTGCGGCCTTGATAGATAAACTCAGCCATGCCTATCCTTGCGGTCGATTGGCGCATTGAGGGCGTCGAGTAGCGAGCGGTTATCTATCGGTGCTCGGTCCTCTGCTGGCGGGGATTGGTCGCTGCGCTCCTCACTATTAACTGCTGGACCACTCCCATCAGCGGCTCCTTGCTCGGCTGCCGGATCAGGCTGTGCCACTTCCGGTTGATCTCCGGCCTCATGGTCAAGTTGCTGTTCAGCCGCCTGGCTATCCAACTCGGCGATCAGCGAGTCGATCTTGGTCTGGTGCAGACGCAGTTCGCTCTCATCGATCTCGCCGAGCACGCGGAAGACCTCCTCAAGGGTAGTTAGCCCCTTGCTGGCATAGGCCAGGGCGACATTGCTCATCGGTTGATAGTTGGGGTCGGCAGCGCAGGCGGCGGCAAATCCAGCCTGATCATTGTGGCGGAGGGCGTTGATCATATCCGGGGTCAGTTCAAGCAGCTCGAAGACGCCGACCCGGCCGCTGTAACCGGTATTGCTGCAGGCATTGCAACCCTTGCCGACATAGAGCTGATAGTCACTGGTGCCGAATGCCGCCTCCAGCCAGAGCTGTTCCAGTTCAGAGGGGGTGTAAGGCTCGCGACACTGGGTACAAATGCGGCGCAGCAGGCGCTGCGCAAGTATGGCGCGCAGAGCCGAAACCAGCATATACGGCTCAATACCCATATCCAGCAGGCGGTTGGCGGTGGCGACAGCATCGTTGGTATGCAGGGTAGAGAAGACCAGGTGCCCGGTGATCGCCGCGCGCATGCCGATCTCGGCAGTCTCCTCATCGCGCATCTCGCCAACCATGAGGATATCCGGATCTTGGCGCAGGCAGGTACGTAGGACTCGGGAAAAGGTTAGCCCGATCTTCTCGTTGACCTGCACCTGATTGATGCGCGAGAGGCGGTACTCGACAGGGTCCTCGACGGTAATAATCTTCACCCCAGACTTGTTGAGCTCCTGCAAGGCGCCGTAGAGGGTCGTCGATTTACCCGATCCGGTCGGGCCTGTTACCAGAATCATGCCGTAGGGCATGTGGATCAATCGGCGAAGCCGACGCAGCATATCCTCCGGGATGCCGGTCTTCTCCAGCGAGGCCAGTCCGCCGCTGAGATCGAGCAGGCGCATTACTACCCCCTCGCCGTGCTGCAAAGGCAGTGTCGAGAGGCGGACATCGACGCTGCGGCCGTGGACCCGGATATGGAAACGGCCGTCCTGCGGTAGGCGTCGCTCGGTGATGTCCAGACCGCTCATGATCTTGAGCAGCGAAACCATGGCGGAGTGGATATTACGCTGGCGGAAGATCTGCTCTTGGAGGACACCGTCGCGGCGCATGCGGATGCGCAGGGCGTTTTCATCCGGTTCGATATGCAGGTCAGAGGCGCCGATTTGCAAGGCGTCCTCGAATAGCGATTGGAGTAAGCGAACAACCGGGGCACTGGCCGCGCTCTCGCCGATATTGAGGGTGGCCAGATCTATGTCATCGCCCTTGTTAAGCTCACTGGCGAGCTCCTCGGCGATGTTGCTGATCTCTTCGGTGCGCCGGTAGACGAGGTTAATCAGATCGTTGATGGCCGATTCGCGCGCTACCCCGATGCGCGGCGGCTTTTTGAGGACACGGTTGATCTCGTCAATGGCGATAAGATCGCTTGGATCGGCCATAGCAACAAGAAAATCACTCCCCGTCTCCTCCAGAACCAGGGCGGTGAAGCGGCGGGCATAGCTCTCTGGCAAGTTGGCGGCGGTCTCCGGGTCTATCCAGTAGTTGTTGGGGTTGACGCGGGGGACTTGGAGCTGTTGGGAGAGTAGGTCAAGGATCTGATCCTCGGTTACGTAGCCGAGTTCGATAAGCTGGTGGCCGAGCTTGTTGCCGGTCTGCTTTTGGACGCGCAGGGCCTGTTGCATATTCTCTTCGGTGATGAGCCCCTCTTGGATCAGCAGATCACCGATTCGTATCTTCTTGCGCAGCATTGCCTCAGTCCCTTAACTGCTCAATTCTGGATTCGGCATAGCTGGCGATCTCGGCGCTCAGTCCTAGCTCCACTGCCCTTTGCCAGGCCCGCAGGGCGGACTCCTTATCGCCCATCGCTTCGGCCGCCAATGCTTGACCAGCCGGCCAGATCCCGTTATCCGGTTCGTGGCGGGCAAGGCGCGAGTAGTACATCAGCGCCTGGTCGTGCTGGCCGATCTGACGGTGGAGAGCGGCGAGGTGCGCCTCGATGGCCCCAGCTTCGCTGTCATTGCGTGCGCTAAACCTTTTCAAGATGCTTATCGCCTCGTCTTGCTCGCCGGCCTGTTCTGCCAAGTGAGCGTAAAAGCGGGCGCTAAACTCGCTGTTATCGCCCTCCTCAATGCCTTCGCGTAAGACCTGGCGAGCACGTTCACTGCGGTTGCTCATCATCAGGATGCGGGCGTAGCCTTGCCGTGCGCTGCTCAGGGCAGGCTGGAGTTCGAGGGCACGCTGATAGGCGCGCGCGGCACTCAGCTCATCACCCGCCTGGGCATGGGCCTCGGCATTTTCGACCAGCTGTTGGGCGCGTATTTCAGGGTCGGGATCGCTCGGGTTACGCTCGAAATGGCCTGCCTCTTGCGCTGAGGAATCCTCTGCCTGCCCCGAGTTGTCGGCTGTCGCCACGCTGCCCACTCCAATCGCGAACCCAGCCAGACAAAACACCTTCACCAAAAGTGTTAGCGAATATTTTGCCATCAGCGTCTCCCCGGGGTTGTCCCGTACATCCCCCGAATCCTCTCGGAGTGGGCATCGATTTCGCTGCGCCAGGTATCTTCGTTGACTATGCGTGGGCGCAGCAGGATGACCAGTTCATACTTCTGCGACTCAACTCGCTCATACGAAAAGAGGCGACCGAGCAGGGGCAGGTTGCCGAGCAATGGGACTTGTCCGGTGATGTTTTTATCGCGTTCCTCAATGAGCCCACCGATGATGATCATCTCGCCATCCTGGGCGCGGACGATGGAGTCTGATTGGCGCACATCGCTCCGGGCCAGATTAAACTCGGTGGTATCACCGCCTGATTCGAGCTGGCGGGGTTCTTCTTGGACCTCGGTCACGGAGGGCTGGACGTGCATGGTTATCCAGCCATTAGCGTCGATCGCCGGG
This Halorhodospira halochloris DNA region includes the following protein-coding sequences:
- a CDS encoding ISL3 family transposase, coding for MATEHALFTAALGLSAPWKVSDIRFDAQAKRIDFDITFTSGSRFACPACGAEAQAVHDTRQRSWQHLHFFEHQAYIHAAVPRVRCQDCGKTTQVEVPWARPGSGFSQLFEAMVITLCQQMSVQKVANYLGVGDDPIWRILNHYVEAARAQEDFSNVRAVGIDETASRRGHNYITVFQDLDDRRLLFACEGRNQSTIGAFVADLHDHGGDRDSVEAVCIDMSKAYIAGVQRYLPEAAITFDAFHVVQLANQAVDEVRRAEVRLEPALKRTRWVWLKDASRHTLKQLTELHYLSRTRLKTARAWRLKEALREILTGSGARREAEQNLNAWYSWARRCRLEPFKRLALTLKAHWQGILNAFDSRLSNGPVESMNGQIQVAKGRARGFRTTKNLISICYLIAGKLTHLPASPYGTICRSAVA
- a CDS encoding tyrosine-type recombinase/integrase; translated protein: MLRLLILTGARRGEVLNARFKDFDLEHKIWYLPDGKTGARQIVLSDNAACLVSNLPRHSGTDLLFPQPGTNKPYSCINNPFKRVLGKAELDKSIRVHDLRHSFASHALKNGAKLPELQRMLGHTQITTTMRYIHLQDDDVRDRCNAVASHLDV
- a CDS encoding rolling circle replication-associated protein, which produces MIHQQSHQYSLLKNKKHCQHKAFNGIVNKKDFTEILPNQELVQANKKQFARSEVRNWLTTVSNLNNIKWEYFVTLTFRNEITSYEESKNVVSKFLKNLNNEIFGKRSKKSLQWLVFIEKSQYHGYHVHLIIGDFFEKLSTDSQIRRCGNEELFKYILEKTWNNVDQRTGKPDFHSFESSFQHIYNDEALYQYLTKQLGSVGSEVFAFDLMNLDGRYNKLI
- a CDS encoding helix-turn-helix domain-containing protein, whose amino-acid sequence is MSKENFYIIIAGEEIGADELVNGQMAAKITGLSVRQLQRLRLEGRLPYYQYSDNCIRYLVRDIVEFSEYSRHEKN
- a CDS encoding type IV pilin protein — encoded protein: MKEQIHLDENSCSSSPEQATGRVGLVELAKNFVHRNSSAKRRRRQLEEGFTLIELVIVLVVLGILASIAIPQFTGIQDQARASGLASSLSSAATAEATKAAAQGNEWSEPDDWDNYLDGTPLDDQGFSVDGSECDGSNDVEAEFSFPEVDTDDGNLTGGTTYRCVQK
- a CDS encoding type II secretion system F family protein, which produces MAEFIYQGRSRDGKSIRGSVEAPSLDAAINEIVALDITPIDIKEKPPESVAHTDLNALLRSWTEKSVSLEDLVTFVRQLHALIHAGVPIIRALRGLADNSSNPKLKRTLREVASGLESGQSLTEAMREHPKVFPTLLLAMIRVGEDSGRLEESLQRMAASLDQERTTRDRVKQALRYPSFVLVAILAALVIINLFVIPAFSDIFAQMDADLPLTTVILINSSEFFTNYWLYIFAGLAGVFFGVRAYINTVNGRLLWDRLKLRIPVVGNILLRALLARFARTFSMALRSGVPILSAMSSVAESTDNAYISQGINGLRDGIERGEGLYAVSERSGLFTPLVLQMLAVGEETGQISDMMDQVAEFYEREVEVDLEKLSSSIEPIVISFIAVLILVLALGVFLPMWQLGTAAM
- a CDS encoding GspE/PulE family protein, translated to MLRKKIRIGDLLIQEGLITEENMQQALRVQKQTGNKLGHQLIELGYVTEDQILDLLSQQLQVPRVNPNNYWIDPETAANLPESYARRFTALVLEETGSDFLVAMADPSDLIAIDEINRVLKKPPRIGVARESAINDLINLVYRRTEEISNIAEELASELNKGDDIDLATLNIGESAASAPVVRLLQSLFEDALQIGASDLHIEPDENALRIRMRRDGVLQEQIFRQRNIHSAMVSLLKIMSGLDITERRLPQDGRFHIRVHGRSVDVRLSTLPLQHGEGVVMRLLDLSGGLASLEKTGIPEDMLRRLRRLIHMPYGMILVTGPTGSGKSTTLYGALQELNKSGVKIITVEDPVEYRLSRINQVQVNEKIGLTFSRVLRTCLRQDPDILMVGEMRDEETAEIGMRAAITGHLVFSTLHTNDAVATANRLLDMGIEPYMLVSALRAILAQRLLRRICTQCREPYTPSELEQLWLEAAFGTSDYQLYVGKGCNACSNTGYSGRVGVFELLELTPDMINALRHNDQAGFAAACAADPNYQPMSNVALAYASKGLTTLEEVFRVLGEIDESELRLHQTKIDSLIAELDSQAAEQQLDHEAGDQPEVAQPDPAAEQGAADGSGPAVNSEERSDQSPPAEDRAPIDNRSLLDALNAPIDRKDRHG
- a CDS encoding tetratricopeptide repeat protein, which translates into the protein MATADNSGQAEDSSAQEAGHFERNPSDPDPEIRAQQLVENAEAHAQAGDELSAARAYQRALELQPALSSARQGYARILMMSNRSERARQVLREGIEEGDNSEFSARFYAHLAEQAGEQDEAISILKRFSARNDSEAGAIEAHLAALHRQIGQHDQALMYYSRLARHEPDNGIWPAGQALAAEAMGDKESALRAWQRAVELGLSAEIASYAESRIEQLRD